The genome window ctgggtaccctttcataggctttctctagatccacaaagacacaatgtagctccttctgaccttctctgtacttttccatcaacatcctcaaggcaaataatgcatctgtggtactctttctaggcatgaaaccatactgttgctcgcaaatactcacttctgtccggagtctagcctccacgactctttcccataacttcattgtgtggctcatccactttattcctctatagttcccacagctctgcacatcactcttgttctgaaaaatgggcaccagcacacttttcctccattcctcaggcatcttctcacgcactagaattctattgaacaagctggtcaaaaactccacagccacctctcctagatgcttccatacctccacaggaatgtcatcaggaccagctgcctttccatttttcatcctctttaatgcctttctaaccttactaatcattgccacttcctggtccaccacacttgcctcgtctactctcccttctctcccattttcctcattcatcaactactcgaagtattctttccatttagctagcacactgctggcaccagtcaacatatttccatctctatccttctgtctggccaacctgtatagatccttttctccttctttagtgtccaacctgccatacatgtcatcatatgcctcttgtttggcctttggccTTTggcacctcttcccgaaaagctgcacgacactcgtcctgtctcagcttccaccacatggttctcttctctgcctttgtcttcctaatcttcctccccaccaccagagtcatcttacacaccaccttcctatgctgtctagccacactctcccctaccacaaccttacagtcagtaacctccttcagattacgtggtctgcacaagatgtaatccacctgcgtgcttctaccgccgctcttgtaggtcccCCTATGTTcccttctggaaaaaagtgttcactacagccatttacattctttttgcaaagtctatcaCTATCGGTCCCTCCATGTtcttttcctggatgccgtacttacccatcacttcgtcatcacccctatttccttcaccaacatgtgaagcatgcagtttttcacacctggatttggggatctgccattcctccttgcagatcctctccagttctgtcaggttggatggtgaccgttggtggacagccattttccgATATCTCCAGaggtgctcaattgggtttaagtcagggctctggctgggccattcaagaacagtcacggagttgttctgaagccactccttcgttattttagctgtgtgcttagggtcattgtcctgttggaaagtgaaccttgagcccagtctgaggtgctgagcactctggagaaggttttcgtccaggatatccctgtacgtGGCTgcatccatccttccttcaattgcaactagtcctgtccctgcagctgaaaaacacccccacagcctgatgctaccaccaccatgcttcactgttgggactgtattggacaggtggtgagcagtgcttggttttctccacacatgccgcttagaattaaggccaacaatttctttcttggtctcatcagaccagaccagaccttatttctcaccatcttgtagtccttcaggtgttttttttttttttttttttcagtcggaccactctgccataaagccccgactggtggagggctgcagtgatggttgactttctagaactttctcccatctcccgactgcatctctggaggtcagccacagtgatctttgggttcttctttacctctctcaccaaggctcttctcccccgatcggtcagtttggccggacggccagctctgggaagggttctggtcatcccaaacgtttTGCATTTAAGGCCACCGTGCTCTTGAGTGcagcagatatttttttgtatccttgaccagatctgtgccttgccacaattctgtctctgagctcttcaggcagttcctttggccTCATGGTtcacatttgctctgacatgcactgtgagctgtaaggtcttataaagacaggtgtgtggctttcctaatcaactccaatcagtataatcaaacacagctggactcccaTGAAGGCGTagaccatctcaaggatgatcagaagaaatggccagcacccgagttaaatatgtgaatgtcacagcaaaggctctgaatacttatggctgtgtgatatttcagtttttcttttttaataaatctgcaaagatttcaacaattccattttttttctgtcaatatggggtgctttgtgtacattaatgaggggagaaaaaaagaaaaatgattttagcaaatggctgcaatataacaaagagtgaaacatttaagggggtctgtaaGTTCTTGCTGCAGGACACGCGCCTCTGCAATATGATCGGGGCTGTAGGCTGACAAATATTATTTCTATCATTGACAGAAATGTCCCTTTCCTTGTGTTTGACGTCAGTATCTGTTTCTCTCCTTCAGATGTTAGTTATTTGCCATGAGTGACTGGTCATACCTGTCCAAACTTCTCCACAAGGTCCAGGCTCATTCCACTGTGGTAGGAAAGATCTGGATGAGTGTCCTCTTCATCTTCAGGATCTTTGTACTGGGCGCTGCCGCAGACAACGTTTGGGGGGATGAATTGTCCGAGTTCTACTGCGACTCGAAAGAACCAGGATGTACAAACTCCTGCTATAACTGGATGTTCCCCATGTCGTATGTGCATTACTGGGTGCTCCAAATCACATTTGTGTCAACGCCCACCCTGGTCTACCTTGGCCATGCTGTCCTCATCATCCACAAGGAGAAGAAAATGATAGAGCTGGAGCagagcaaaataaatggaaCTGCATTGAAGACACCTAAGTACACAGATGAAAGAGGGAAGGTTAAAATTAAAGGCATCTTGTTTTACACATACATGACCCAGCTGGTGTTCAAGATAATCCTGGAGGTGGGCTTCACCATTGGACAATTCTATGTCTTTGGCCCTCTTAAAGTTGTGTCCAATTTCCATTGTAAGAATTCACCGCCTTGTGCTCTTGAGAGCGGTTCCAGGTGTTATATTTCTCGTCCCACAGAGAAGAccatcttcatcttcttcatGCTTGCCGTTTCTGGTATTTCAGTGCTCCTCAACATTGTTGAGATTGTGTACCTGCTGTGCAACAAAGGGCAAAGGGCAAAGAGACAGCTCGCAGCGCAGTCTCATGTGCTCACTGCAAAGCCGTGTGCACCGACCACGCCGGCATGGGGAGCCGTGAGAAACCAGTATGGAGGTTACCCTCTGTTGCCGGTACATTCTCAGGTCACCACGTGCTTAAGCAGTGATAACAGTCACATCCACGCAGAGTGAAAATAAGGACAACTCATGAAACCTTCACGGTTGAATGAAggcagttcattttttttcatttgaatctttTGTATTCATTGTGATGTGGCAAATAAAGTGCTTTAATGAATGTGTGGGCTCtacaaaaaaattagaaaatacccaaaatgtataaaatttgGTTCGATGTCACATAAAGGTAAAATTAGTAATGGTGGGCGGATCGATCCGCATGCTCATAGTATTGATACCAAGTCAGTATCAGTATCGGATCAATACTAGAGCGTTGAGATCGATACTGTAGTTTCAGTTTCACTCTTGTACGCACTGCTGCGATTTTGTCAAACAGGCGACTGCCAGGCCGCCAGATTTGCGGCTTCTGTCTCAACATGGAGCAGGTACACTTTGCTCCTCCTTCCCTCTCTTGTGTGTTGATGTTTTGCCATCACGTGACTTAGCGGTGCAAAGCAAACAAGTGAGCAAGGTGCCAGCTCGGGTCTGCCATGGCtgcaggactgattcgatgactgctgtggagaactgcctcaaaagctcctgtggcaggccgtgcttcctcaaaagccacaggaagtatatcctctgctgggccagTTGGACATGggagcatgtcctgggtcgtccggTGTGtggcgtgcccggaacacctcgccAGGGTGGCGTCTGGGGGGCATCCCAACCGGATGCCCGAGCCACATCTGGCTcatctcgatgcggaggagcaacggctcgactctgagcccctcctggatgaccgagcttctcaccataTCTCTATGGGGGAGCCCGGATGCCCTGCAGAGGTGTTTGTACTAAAATATGTATCTAATCAGTGACGTGCGGCGAGGTTCAcgattggtgaggcactgacgaTATGAAAGACGATATGTCACGCACTTTCATTCAATATATTGGACAGTCTGTTCAACGTCGTTCAAGTGCAGTACATGTGCGATAAAACGTATCTCattggcgatgtaatgaggaaacaccaatgtctcttgtgCGAAGCCACGGACCAATCGCAGCCCGCCTGAGCGGATGTGTGCGTGACTCGTAATATGAAATATTAcattcagctattttaatggTGAAATCCCTGAAATTactggattgaaaaagaaaatcgatggaaaGCATGGACATAGAACTACATTTTTTATGTAATCGTGAGGTTTtatttactattcacatgcagtggaaaggaaagaccaccaggggggCGGTGAGGCTCTGCCTTACTTGCCTACCCTGAGCGCATGTCActggtatccatccattttcggtactgtttatcctcactagggtcgcaggcgtgctggagcctatcccagcgatcttcgggcaagaggcggggtacaccctgaactggtcgccagccaatcgcagggcacatagaaacaaaacaaacattcacaccaacgggaaatttagagtcttcattcaacctaccacgcatgttttttggggatgtgggaggaaaccggagtgcccggagaaaacccacgcaggcacggggagaacatgccaactccacacaggcggggccggggattgaaccccggtcctcagaaatgtgaggcagatgtgctcaccccCACTAAAATATGtcgatcatttaaaaataaataagtaaataaatacaattgtaaataaaaaaacaaaacattcttaTATTTTTCCTCATGTCATTTATTAATGAAGACACGCACTTAATAACAGTTCATACAACGTCGCCCCCACCTGCGACCCCATTATGAGGACAGAAGTAAGCTATTTAGctatttacattttgaattgtATAGTATAGTTGCGTGTCGATTTTGCAGGATAAATCGCTGAGTTGTTTGGCTGGATGAAAATTCATCGCAGATAAAGTAAGTAAGTAATAAGTACACAACATAAACCATACAATAGTACATAGACTATTGCGCTACAGTCAAGAGTACGCGTACCCTTGCATCTGCAATGTATTAATTCAGCCACTAGGTGGTGGTACATACAAGCAAAATCAAAACAAGAAAAGTTTACGGAAAAcagagaaacttttttttttttttttttttccccccccaattaaaagttttgttttacGCACCGATTTTGAAGACAGTTTGTTCGCACTGAGTGCATCGAAAGAAGACTTTTAACATTATTCGTTATTTGTGAAACGAAACAACAGCGAAGCTTGGGACGAAAACAATGAtcagtttaaaatgtgtgtttgtcgAAAAATGTTTCGCGTTTTAGCCGACGAATTCGCTTGAAACGCgagagaaaaatacatttcGGCGCTAATCAAATCAACAGGTGTCTATGCCATGACCAAACGTATGAGGACCAATAGCGAGCAAAATTGAATTTCGGACTACTTCAATTGGATTGATTCATGTGTCCGTACACATCTGGACGTGCTTTGATGAAGACGTGCCTGATTacgattcatttaaaaaaaaaaaataataatttcccccTTGAAAAAGcttgatacatttttatttattttttttaattttgtgtaaAGTTTAATAAGTCACACGCTTATTAGTTCATTCAAATCATTTGAACCTTTTCCTGAGTTGGCCTACCTAAAGTAAAAgtgtcgtccccccccccccccctcctccctccctccctcatcCTCATCGGGAGCGAGAGGGGCTTGGGGTCTTGACGTCAAGGTCAGGTGACTCCCTCCTCTGACGGGACACTTATAAGGGAAGTTTGATAAGTTGGGCTCAGTTTCTCGTCTGGTCCCAAACTTGGATGCCGACCTCTCCTCCAATTAACTTGACGGAAAGAGTCCCCGCCGGCCTCCCTGTTAACTTTCCAGGTAAGTTTCAAGCTTCAAACACTCTACTCCATTCAAAAGCAGCCTCTAAATAATCTGTAGACCCGCAAACAGAGAGCTGTAATGATTAACAAAAGTCATAGAAAGAAACCCTTGGATTTTCTTCTCAGAAAAACTGCAATCTTGCCTTCATCTTTttggatttgttgtttttttttttgggggtgaggcCACCTTAACTTTGAGTGGCACCGTAGACCACTGAACCTTCGAGTCAATCGTGTGATTTCAACCAAAGACTCCAGTCCCGGTCACTTGGCAGCTGTGAAACCACCTAAAAAAGATTTGTTCCGCTGCTGCGGGATAGCAGGAAACCTCAAACCggggacttgttttttttccccccatgcatATCCTGCGTCTTCTGCCCATCTGCTGTgccggtggggggggggcaattgtGTTGGATTGGTCTGTGCTGTCTCAATCATTTACCGCTAAAGCCGCTCATGGAGAAATTTGGCGGGAATCTCTGTGTTTAATAATTACAAAAGGATTTATTGTTTTGAATGTCACTTGGCACGATTGACGAGGCCTAGTGGTTGAGcatatgacccccccccccccccccatccacaaGCATCGAGGTTGCGGGATAAGGTGCTTTTGTCTTGTCATAAAATCACTTTGGGCACATGTGGCATCAGAAAACAATTTAATTCAGTCACCACAACCAGTTATTGTCTTAAAAGTATGAATACACAgtgcagtgagaaaaaaaataaatatttgctccGTTTGtgcttgacccccccccccccccccccccccccacaaaaaaaaggatgCGAGAATGTTATTTAATGacacaatgaaaaatattgcaaaatactggacccaaaagcaatGTTTATTCCTCTCACTATTTCTTAAAACAGATTCAAAGCCTTCAAACCTGAACTTTTTTGCTGCTAGTGTTCCTATCATTCTTAATATTCATGGATTGAAATATTGCCTTTTTCAGTAtccttcctttaaaaaaaaaaaaaaagttgtcctGCATGTCGCTCAGGCAATTGAATGGGAACGCACGATGGCCTTTCCCTGTGTGAAGTTGGCATCTTCTCTCCGAGCTTTTGGGTGAATTCTCCCGAACGGCGTCTAAAAACATTGGGCTGCATTTGGCCATTAAGGTTAAGACGATCGAAATCTGCCAAATTCCACGCGACCCTATATAAGTTGTAAATCAAATGCACAGATTGCGCTTGCCTTCAGACTAAGCTGTCAGCAGACAGTATGAGCAGTGCGCAAAGAAGCTCACAGCAAGGGTTTTCCGGTCTGCTCCACACACACTTTGCAATGTTACGTCGGCTTCACAGCTTTATTCCCGCGACATGTCCATGCGGGACTTGGCggcgggggggggcgggggacaCTGTTATTTGGCAGATTTCTTTTCGGGGTGTTCACTGAAGCTTCACGTCTGCTACATCTCATTTGTGCTTGTTCTCACGAGCGCAGAGCTTGAACTCTATGCAACGAACATACAAGTGATAAAACCCTTCCTGTGACTGAAATGTACCCGTGATTCATGGGTACGTCTCTAATCCAAAGGCTCAAGTGAAACTTTCCGCACTTTTACGTAACGTGTCACTTAATGAGTCACATTGGGCGTTAGATTGTGACATACTTGCTCCAATTTACAAGATTGTGTTTGCTCCGAGTGACCAGAATGTGTTTCCTGTGTCTGGACTCGGCGACTGAATTAGACTGTGTGCTTGTTTCATGGGGACCAATAAACTCCAACAATATACAGACGGTAGAAACGGAAACACTTGGCGTTGTAGCTACCAAATCAAGTCCAAAGTAGTCAAAATTGgagttttccttttcctttttcatgTTCCGCTTATAGCCGACAAAGTTCTCACACGGTTGATAGTTCAAAGGAGTCCAGTGTAAATGGACTGTAAACCTTCAGTTCATATTCTCCTTCTTTTTCTCTCCATAAAATATTCTCTTAACAGCTCTCGTTGAGGCTCACCCTTCTTTTGTAAGGGAAGAACACAGAAAAAGCGAAATGAAAAAGCAGAACATGCAGAGGTAACCCTGAGACGTTAGTTTCATGACTGTGCCTCGAGAAGCATTTCCATAAAGTCTTGGTCAGATGGTGATTTGTATGACATGATGGGCGTTTGCCTCGAGATGTTCCACTGTTTTGGATTCTTGTACTTGAGCCTAAAGAAGTCTCTCAAGCACACAAACGTGTGTACAAACGAAGCGTGCTCGATGATTGGTTACCGTGCAAAATGTGTCTTGATTTGTCCAATTCTTACatgttgatttgttttatttttccagcCAAGGCTCCTTGACGATGGGTGATTGGAGTGCTCTTGGTCGTTTGTTGGATAAGGTCCAGGCCTACTCCACCGCTGGGGGGAAGGTCTGGCTATCTGTCCTCTTCATCTTCAGAATCCTGGTCCTGGGCACAGCAGTAGAATCTGCCTGGGGAGATGAGCAGTCTGCCTTCAAATGTAACACCCAACAGCCCGGTTGCGAGAACGTCTGCTATGACAAATCCTTCCCCATCTCACACGTCAGATTCTGGGTCCTCCAGATCATCTTCGTATCAACCCCTACACTACTTTATCTGGCTCATGTCTTTTATCTGAACAGGAAGGAACAGAAACTGAACAGGAAGGAGGAAGTGCTCAAAGTTGTACAAAATGACGGGGGTGATGTTGAACTCCCTCTGaagaaaattgaaatgaaaaagctCAAGTATGGTATCGATGAGCATGGCAAAGTAAAGATGAAGGGGGCACTGCTCAGAACCTATATAgtcagcatttttttcaagtcCATGTTTGAAGTGGGCTTTCTTGTGATCCAGTGGTACATTTACGGCTTCAGCCTGTCAGCGGTCTATACCTGTGAGAGGTCTCCGTGCCCACACAGGGTGGACTGTTTCCTGTCCCGTCCCACAGAAAAGACCGTCTTCATTATCTTCATGCTGGTGGTTTCGCTGGTGTCCCTGTTGCTTAACGTCATCGAGCTCTTCTATGTGTTTTTCAAGAGGATCAAAGATCGTGTGAAGGGCCAACAGCAGCCAACTCTCTACCCTAGCGGGGGCACTTTGAGCCCAACCCCCAAGGAACTCTCCACTACCAAGTACGCTTACTATAACGGCTGCTCCTCCCCTACTGCCCCACTCTCACCGATGTCGCCCCCAGGTTACAAGTTAGCCACCGGAGAGAGGGGGACAGGCTCGTGTCGTCATTTTAACAAACAGGCCCATGAGCAGAACTGGGCCAACTATTCCACAGAGCAGAACCGCCTCGGCCAGATTGGAGGAGGAGGGAGCACTATttcaaactcccatgcacaagCCTTTGACTTCCCCGACGAAACCCACGAGCATAAGAAACTGTCCTCATCAGCAGGACACGAGATGCAACCTCTGGCACTAATGGACGCCAGGCCCTGCAGCCGGGCTAGTAGCCGGATGAGCAGCCGGGCTAGGCCGGACGACCTGGATGTGTAAACCTGGCTGGCGGCCTGAGAATCAGGAAGCAATCGCTTCGGTTTAAACAGCAGTTGGGGCTAACCTCTGTTACTGTCTATGTCATAGAGACTCGTAGTTCATCAGGAGACATTAAAACTTGTTACGTAACACTGTCAAAAGGTACACGTTGCAAATAGTTTTGGATGACTTACCATACGCTTATGTCGCCTAACCTGGCCTTAACAGAGGGCACCCGTAGAAATGGGTGAAAGGCAGAGGTGGAACACGGTGGTCAATATGATTTACTTGGCTTaactttatattttatatgaaaGAAACACTCTGTAGTTATTGCATTTTATACCAGTAGTGACCAAGGTTTGTCAGCCATGTTTCCACCGAGCAGAACAGCTCACTTTGATTCACTGTGGATCTATGGTTAAGTACTGTAGAGTAAACTATGATTTTAATAGGCGGCTAATCATACAATTGTAATATTGGCATTCCTCACGACTTTGAAAGTGTACCAAACTGAAAAACCTGTTCTGCTTGGTGGACTCACAACGGTAGTGAGTTCTGAATGTTCTGTTTCACCGTTATAACAGCCTGACTTCTTCTCGGACGATGACTTTATTACTGCTGATTGATAAAGCCTCATTCAGATATAATCATGTGTTCCAAACATGAGATGATTAAGAGTGGAAATGTAGACGATGTACTGTAAATGCCCTGTATTTTTCCATTAACAGCAAGCAATCATATGACAAATGTTAGGCACTTGGCTCCTCGTCTGCACGTAtcttggcaaaaaaaattgcaaaacagGGTTTTGGGGAAATTGTTGAATATTTATTGTTTGGGATCAGATGGAAACCTACCGCTCAGATAAGGAATTGACTACTATTCAGTATTTCTTACTCACAGTCctcattttacaaccccaattccaatgaagttgggacgttgtgttaaacataaatagaaacagaatacaatgatttgcaaatcatgttcgacctagattgaattgaatacactacaaagacaaggtatttcatgttcaaactgaacagcttcagccgttcaacagtccggtgtctctgttgtcgtattttatgtgatttggcattgtcttgctgaaataagcaggggcgtccatgaaaaagacgttgcttggatggcagcatacgttactccaaaacctgtatgtacctttcagcattaatggtgccttcacagatgtgtaagttacccatgccattggcactaacacagccccataccatcacagatgctggcttttgaactttgcgtccataacagtctggactcgtcggaccacagaacacttttccacttttcatcagtccatcttacatgagttcaggcccagagaagccggcggcgtttctgggtgttgttgataaatggctttcgcttttcaagttgcacttacggatgtagcgccgaactgtatttactgacattgggtttctgaagtgttcctgagcccatatgTTTTTGACGcagtgatcgaaggtcacgggcattcaaggttggttttcggcctcgccgctcacatgcagtgatttctccagattctctgaaccttttcatGATATAATGGACcgtcgatgatgaaatccctaaattcctagcaaatgtacgttgaggaacattgtccttaaactgttggactgttttctcacgcacttgttcacaaagaggtgaacctcccctccatctttgcttgtgaatggctgagcgattcagggaagctccttttctagccaatcatggcacccacctgttcccaatgagcctgctcacctgtgggatgttccaaacaggtgtttgatgagcattccgcaaccttttttgccacccgtcccagcttctttggaacgtgttgcagccatcaaattccaagttaatgaatatttgctaGAAACcatcacgtttatcagtttgaacatgaaatatcttgtctttgtcgtgcgttcaatgaaatataggttgaacctgctttgcaaatcattgtattctgtgtttatttatgtttaacacgacgtcgcaacttcattggaattggggttgcacttCAAATCCCCACAAGCTGTATATTTATTGGCCATTTCCACAGTTAgtctggattgttttttttttgtcctgataAACTTTGAATTTATGTGGTGTTTCATTCTGTGGATTTATCTGTCTTTTCTTAAAGGAACGAGTGGCAGGATTGACAGCTCAGGCTGTTGTCACAGCAGTGTTCATATGTGAGTTGTATCGGTGGGTAAAGTCATTGATtcctttttcatattttgtgggAGGTAGGGAGACAGCagaaagatgatttttttttttcttacatattTGAGTGAATGATTTTGTTAGCGTTTTTCGTCTCTCAGACTCGCTGTCGGCGTCGCTGCTTGAGGAATAGTTAGTAGTGTAAATCAAGCTAACTGTCGCAatgaaaatgtgagtttttaGAAGACTTATTATAGAGCTAGACTAATATTTAGTCAGTTATATTAAAACACATGTCAATGTAGCTCCACAACTACAAAACATTAGAATCTCAATTTGTGCTTTACAAATAAGTCAATGCATCGTTCTGTCGGTACTTACATGTTATGGATCTTTCAGCTACAACGGCATTTGCACTGAGATCTACTGTAGGTAAATGTATGTTAATATGATGCATCCACAACATGAGAAGAGTTCTCTTATATAAATGTTCCTAATTTAATTTATAAAACAGAAATCACTACAGTGCATAATATGAGACATCCGACTGCTCGTTTATTTGTTAATAATCCACTGACAGAAGAGGAGcaatagtcattttttttttacagtagttCAGACAATGCTAGTCCATGTACAGTGTACGTGCATGATGGCAAAGCAAACACTCATTCGTTGTATCTGTGAAAAATATTCTAACCAATAAATGTTTCTGCATTCTTAATGGTCGGATTGATTGTCTTATTGTTTCTCATTTTGCCGCCGAAGCCATCTTTTAGTTGACACCATGTGCCCTATTGGTTGGTTGTCAATCACATGGTAAAAAGTTTGTTATAATACAGCATGGAACCTCGGTTCATGAACACACGGATGAATGAACATAAACAGAACCAACATTTTGCCGCGGTCCATGCGCTATTTTGGGTTCACGGACAGTCTTGGCATTGACACGGAACCTTCAGCTGTACTTTGAGGAGAGGcagcatggaaaatggatggacggaatgAAACCAAGAGCCTTCATTTGCACTTGTGCCCCAGCTTTGCATGTCGGCCATCAgtatttcaaatgcattttaggTCTCCTGTTACGTACAAACGTACGTGTTGTGGGACTGCATGAAGAAAACCTCCAGCCAGGGTCAGGTATCCGTTTGCAAATTGCAGGGAAATTGCACATTGGTGGTTCATTTGACGTCACTGCCTCCAATGATTTCCTCTAACTGGCATATGCTGACTGACTCCATGCTAGCTTGCTCTTGCGCCATTTCATTAAATACTACAACTTGTCAACAGCGGTAAAATACTCGTTTTATTTAAGATCCATTTCCCATGCCCAATTTGAAAACACTGTTCCTTTGTGCTGACCATTCTACCTTCATTACAGCTTCATTTTTTCTGCCATATTTTTGAAGAACATtatcagtattgcatctttccTGACA of Phyllopteryx taeniolatus isolate TA_2022b chromosome 18, UOR_Ptae_1.2, whole genome shotgun sequence contains these proteins:
- the gja1b gene encoding gap junction alpha-1 protein; translation: MGDWSALGRLLDKVQAYSTAGGKVWLSVLFIFRILVLGTAVESAWGDEQSAFKCNTQQPGCENVCYDKSFPISHVRFWVLQIIFVSTPTLLYLAHVFYLNRKEQKLNRKEEVLKVVQNDGGDVELPLKKIEMKKLKYGIDEHGKVKMKGALLRTYIVSIFFKSMFEVGFLVIQWYIYGFSLSAVYTCERSPCPHRVDCFLSRPTEKTVFIIFMLVVSLVSLLLNVIELFYVFFKRIKDRVKGQQQPTLYPSGGTLSPTPKELSTTKYAYYNGCSSPTAPLSPMSPPGYKLATGERGTGSCRHFNKQAHEQNWANYSTEQNRLGQIGGGGSTISNSHAQAFDFPDETHEHKKLSSSAGHEMQPLALMDARPCSRASSRMSSRARPDDLDV
- the LOC133468301 gene encoding gap junction Cx32.2 protein-like, which encodes MSDWSYLSKLLHKVQAHSTVVGKIWMSVLFIFRIFVLGAAADNVWGDELSEFYCDSKEPGCTNSCYNWMFPMSYVHYWVLQITFVSTPTLVYLGHAVLIIHKEKKMIELEQSKINGTALKTPKYTDERGKVKIKGILFYTYMTQLVFKIILEVGFTIGQFYVFGPLKVVSNFHCKNSPPCALESGSRCYISRPTEKTIFIFFMLAVSGISVLLNIVEIVYLLCNKGQRAKRQLAAQSHVLTAKPCAPTTPAWGAVRNQYGGYPLLPVHSQVTTCLSSDNSHIHAE